One window from the genome of Natrinema caseinilyticum encodes:
- a CDS encoding enoyl-CoA hydratase/isomerase family protein yields MSEIGNGHVRIERDGRRADVIIARPEKRNAMNEATVADLTAAVEEVDADDDVRAATLLGEGSVFCAGFQLEMMHEKDVADHDEFHRAFRELLDTIDETTTPIVAGIKGAGIAGGFELTLPADLRVLGEKAKYGIIEVNLGIFPHQGSTQRLPRIVGLGKAKELVLTGDYIDPEEAAQCNLVTDVVPEAEVDDRARELADELTEKAPLGIENALEAFQTTFDVPLEDGLSTEHRLAMQVYGTRDRKEGFEAQLEGRDAEFEGQ; encoded by the coding sequence ATGTCCGAAATCGGAAACGGCCACGTCCGCATCGAGCGCGACGGTCGACGCGCCGACGTAATCATCGCCCGCCCGGAGAAGCGCAACGCGATGAACGAAGCGACCGTCGCGGACCTCACCGCCGCCGTCGAGGAAGTAGACGCCGACGACGACGTTCGCGCGGCGACCCTGCTCGGCGAGGGGTCGGTGTTCTGCGCCGGGTTCCAGCTCGAGATGATGCACGAGAAGGACGTGGCGGACCACGACGAGTTCCACCGCGCGTTCCGCGAACTGCTGGACACGATCGACGAGACGACGACCCCCATCGTCGCGGGCATCAAAGGCGCCGGCATCGCCGGCGGATTCGAACTGACCCTCCCCGCCGACCTCCGTGTGCTGGGTGAGAAGGCGAAGTACGGGATCATCGAGGTCAATCTGGGCATCTTCCCCCACCAGGGCTCCACCCAGCGCCTGCCGCGGATCGTTGGACTCGGAAAAGCGAAGGAACTGGTCCTGACGGGCGACTACATCGATCCCGAAGAAGCGGCGCAGTGCAACCTCGTCACGGACGTGGTCCCCGAGGCGGAGGTCGACGACCGAGCGAGGGAACTGGCCGACGAGCTGACCGAGAAGGCACCGCTCGGTATCGAAAATGCCCTCGAGGCGTTCCAGACGACGTTCGACGTCCCTCTCGAGGACGGCCTCTCGACCGAACACAGGCTGGCGATGCAGGTGTACGGGACCCGCGACCGGAAAGAGGGGTTCGAAGCGCAACTCGAGGGACGAGACGCGGAGTTCGAAGGGCAGTAG
- a CDS encoding enoyl-CoA hydratase/isomerase family protein, whose amino-acid sequence MSEHNIRVEESDGRATVTIDRPEKANSLTGAMFVEIGDAVAELEGAGVDLVTIRGADGTFSAGVDMSDVPEWGSENPLAVRDQLESVHDALRTIEELDAPVVAALEGHVLGGGLELALACDIRIADDSARFGLPESEMGLAMDLGGAQKLPGFVGEGLTKYLVMTGRSIGAERAYDAGLIEELHDASSFDAALRALEDDLAGKPTYVHGLAKRQVHSARPPNLDEAMQQAIHHAIAAYQEEETQRRVTDFLEE is encoded by the coding sequence GTGAGTGAACATAACATCCGCGTTGAAGAATCGGACGGACGAGCCACGGTCACGATCGATCGGCCCGAGAAAGCCAACTCTCTAACCGGAGCTATGTTCGTCGAGATCGGCGACGCAGTCGCCGAGTTAGAGGGCGCCGGCGTCGACTTGGTGACGATCCGCGGTGCAGACGGAACCTTCTCCGCCGGCGTGGATATGTCGGACGTCCCCGAGTGGGGATCGGAGAATCCGCTCGCTGTTCGCGACCAGCTCGAATCGGTCCACGACGCGCTGCGGACCATCGAGGAACTGGACGCGCCCGTCGTCGCCGCGCTTGAGGGGCACGTGCTCGGCGGCGGCCTCGAACTGGCTCTCGCCTGTGATATCCGTATTGCAGACGACTCCGCCCGGTTTGGGCTGCCGGAGTCCGAGATGGGTCTCGCGATGGACCTCGGCGGCGCACAGAAGCTGCCGGGGTTCGTCGGCGAGGGGCTGACCAAGTACCTCGTCATGACCGGCCGATCGATCGGCGCCGAGCGCGCCTACGACGCGGGGCTGATCGAAGAACTTCACGACGCGTCGTCGTTCGACGCCGCACTGCGTGCGCTCGAGGATGATCTTGCCGGAAAGCCGACATACGTCCACGGACTCGCCAAGCGCCAAGTTCACTCGGCCCGGCCGCCGAACCTAGACGAGGCGATGCAGCAGGCGATCCACCACGCCATCGCGGCCTATCAGGAGGAAGAGACCCAGCGACGGGTCACCGACTTCCTCGAGGAGTGA
- the hisD gene encoding histidinol dehydrogenase translates to MSTAIEYLKKADDASIEIDRDVTDAVREILSEVRDRGDDALFEFTERFDGVEVDDFRVGEDEIEAAAAELTDAETEAIDTTIENVRAFHEEQREHVEGFEKEFEEGVRLGQRIVPVESAGTYVPGGRHPLVAAPAMSIVPAEVAGVDRIVTCAPPQDDGSIQAAQLYAMDRAGADEIYRIGGAQAIGAMAYGTESVPEVAKITGPGNVFTTEAKRQVFGHVGIDFLAGPTEVLILADETADPELVATDLLAQAEHDPNSRPILVSTDRRVAEETVDELYEQLPDLRTEDVARECWEENGEVIVAETLDDAVAVANDYAIEHLQVMIDEPRSIVDDLTNYGSLFLGEHSPVVFGDKAVGTNHSLPTLEVARYSGGIWVGTYLKTLTHQEATEEGAARIAPLAAKICELEGTHAHRISAEARLRSDVSPNYGLQE, encoded by the coding sequence ATGTCTACCGCAATCGAGTATCTCAAAAAGGCCGACGACGCGTCGATCGAGATCGACCGGGACGTGACGGACGCGGTACGCGAGATTCTCTCCGAAGTGAGGGACCGAGGCGACGACGCGCTCTTCGAGTTCACGGAGCGGTTCGACGGCGTTGAAGTCGACGATTTCCGCGTCGGCGAAGACGAGATCGAGGCCGCAGCGGCGGAACTGACCGACGCTGAGACGGAGGCGATCGATACCACGATCGAGAACGTTCGGGCGTTTCACGAGGAACAGCGCGAACACGTCGAGGGGTTTGAGAAGGAATTCGAGGAGGGCGTCCGACTCGGTCAGCGCATCGTCCCCGTCGAATCCGCGGGGACGTACGTTCCCGGGGGCCGCCACCCGCTCGTCGCCGCGCCCGCGATGTCGATCGTTCCGGCCGAAGTCGCCGGCGTCGATCGGATCGTCACGTGCGCACCGCCACAGGACGATGGGAGTATTCAGGCGGCGCAACTGTACGCGATGGATCGGGCTGGTGCTGATGAGATCTACCGAATCGGCGGCGCACAGGCCATCGGGGCCATGGCCTACGGCACCGAATCCGTCCCGGAAGTCGCGAAGATCACGGGGCCCGGAAACGTCTTTACCACCGAAGCGAAGCGCCAGGTCTTCGGTCACGTCGGTATCGATTTCCTCGCGGGCCCGACGGAGGTGCTCATCCTCGCGGACGAGACCGCGGATCCCGAACTGGTCGCAACGGACCTGCTCGCTCAGGCCGAACACGATCCGAACTCCCGTCCGATCCTCGTCTCGACCGATCGGCGGGTCGCAGAGGAGACCGTCGACGAACTGTACGAGCAGTTGCCCGACCTCCGCACAGAGGACGTCGCGCGGGAGTGCTGGGAGGAAAACGGCGAGGTGATCGTCGCCGAGACCCTGGACGACGCGGTCGCCGTCGCCAACGACTACGCGATCGAACACCTGCAGGTGATGATCGACGAGCCGCGGTCGATCGTCGACGACCTCACTAACTACGGCTCACTGTTCCTCGGCGAACACTCGCCCGTCGTCTTCGGTGACAAAGCCGTCGGGACGAACCACAGCCTCCCGACCCTCGAGGTCGCCCGCTACAGCGGCGGTATCTGGGTCGGCACCTACCTGAAGACGCTGACCCATCAGGAAGCGACCGAGGAGGGCGCGGCGCGCATCGCTCCGTTGGCGGCCAAGATCTGCGAACTCGAGGGAACACACGCTCACCGAATATCGGCGGAAGCACGCCTTCGATCGGACGTCAGTCCCAATTACGGGCTGCAGGAGTGA
- a CDS encoding SDR family NAD(P)-dependent oxidoreductase — MHDGQTFIVTGASRGIGRTIARQLLAEGANVALAARSDGIEETAATADADDRAFPIRTDVTDEASVEDMIDRTAEAFGGLDGVVNNAGIAGPTAPVTDVDADDWDRTMAVNARGPFLVSKHAAPLLAESDRGSIVTISSISGKRPLEGRTPYAASKMAVIGLTRTLAFELGDDDVTVNAVCPGATEGPRIEDVITRQAEERGIAYGEAKRTVFTDDAALGELVDAEDVADTVSFLLGPRARHVTAQDINVDAGTVWY; from the coding sequence ATGCACGACGGACAGACGTTCATCGTCACCGGTGCGAGTCGCGGAATCGGCCGGACGATCGCACGCCAGTTGCTCGCGGAAGGCGCCAACGTCGCCCTAGCGGCGCGAAGCGACGGTATCGAGGAGACGGCGGCGACGGCCGACGCTGACGATCGGGCCTTCCCGATCCGGACCGACGTGACCGACGAAGCGTCGGTCGAGGACATGATCGACCGAACCGCGGAGGCGTTCGGCGGGCTCGACGGAGTCGTGAACAACGCCGGGATCGCCGGACCGACCGCCCCCGTGACCGACGTCGACGCCGACGACTGGGATCGGACGATGGCGGTCAATGCGCGGGGACCGTTTCTCGTCTCGAAGCACGCAGCCCCTCTTCTGGCGGAGAGCGACCGCGGGAGTATCGTCACCATCTCCTCGATCAGCGGCAAGCGACCGCTCGAGGGGCGGACGCCGTACGCGGCGTCGAAAATGGCCGTGATCGGTCTCACGCGGACGCTGGCGTTCGAACTGGGAGACGACGACGTCACCGTAAACGCCGTCTGTCCCGGCGCGACAGAGGGCCCGCGAATCGAGGACGTGATCACCAGACAAGCCGAGGAGCGCGGTATCGCCTACGGAGAGGCCAAGCGGACGGTCTTCACGGATGACGCGGCCCTCGGCGAACTCGTCGACGCCGAGGACGTGGCGGACACGGTGTCGTTCCTGCTCGGACCGCGGGCACGCCACGTCACTGCACAGGATATCAACGTCGACGCCGGTACGGTCTGGTACTAG